Proteins encoded within one genomic window of Panicum virgatum strain AP13 chromosome 1N, P.virgatum_v5, whole genome shotgun sequence:
- the LOC120653396 gene encoding uncharacterized protein LOC120653396: MADASPVAFVDVWFLSQLYLKLGPGFNSILVSPLLGPTLDCVAVVGQTLYRELHESIIPEHFKQLAWDRQFATFCLNHYNSSHLDKYEPAPGKVTTHYFFYNGTCWCHGNFVARQKRSGWLSFLQPAPRTLFFFEISGSGYPREKVVTCTPLDEPVTEAYSVLGFPLGRSKRRSGKSDTICRTCNQHFYLPHPEHDNTRKVCEICLYHCEMCDNRPIVLHPGHVNLLSES, from the exons TTTGTCGACGTCTGGTTTTTGTCACAACTATAtttaaaactcggcccgggGTTCAACTCAATCCTGGTTTCGCCACTGCTCGGACCGACTCTCGAttgcgtcgccgtcgtcggtcAGACGCTGTACCGGGAACTTCACGA atccaTCATTCCGGAGCATTTCAAGCAATTAGCTTGGGATCGCCAATTTGCGACGTTTTGCCTGAACCACTACAACTCTTCACATCTG GACAAGTATGAGCCTGCTCCTGGCAAGGTGACCACACATTACTTTTTCTACAACGGCACTTGCTGGTGTCATGGAAACTTTGTGGCTCGTCAGAAACGATCTGGTTGGCTCTCATTCCTGCAGCCTGCTCCACGGACTCTCTTTTTCTTCGAGATCTCCGGCAGTGGATATCCCCGTGAGAAAGTTGTCACATGCACCCCCTTAG ATGAACCAGTTACTGAAGCCTACAGTGTCTTGGGTTTCCCTCTTGGGCGCTCTAAACGTCGTAGTGGCAAAT CGGATACCATTTGCAGGACATGCAACCAACACTTTTATCTTCCACATCCTGAACATGACAATACGCGCAAAGTTTGTGAAATATGCTTATATCACTGTGAAATGTGCGATAATCGCCCCATTGTGCTGCATCCAGGTCACGTCAATCTCTTAAGCGAGTCTTGA